The following are from one region of the Sorghum bicolor cultivar BTx623 chromosome 2, Sorghum_bicolor_NCBIv3, whole genome shotgun sequence genome:
- the LOC8054540 gene encoding putative disease resistance protein RGA3 — MEICLSAVLGELTTRSINFVLRKLSKTPALQVEDRLDKVLLRMQGIVDEAMGRRITNQAMLQQLDMLRDAMHRGYYMIEAYRCQSHSKEKAKEHIVSHSLQSSKAISVQNFCFSSGTSTQILEEMNVVLDSLSSMLLDASELILFLESYPRMYREPYSMHILLSNCMFGRQMETELIIKFLLHKEPDSTEELEVLPIVGPGRVGKSTLVAHVCKDERIRNHFSEIFFLHKHDFIDGEHPFFKERCEMKHQSSVSNSNNERRLLVVELIGDLYEDTWDRLYSSFKRSVQSSSKIIITSWSDKIIKFGTTQALTLKYLSQEAYWYFFKTLTFGSLDPMTHPRLTGIAMEISRTLNGSLIAANVTSLVLRGNIDIGFWCKVLAFLRGSYQKHISRFGDHPIDLMNQNRPASFERIAAHSEDFIVHCEHQRSSQEDVLEIKLHDLVYGSIKPQGKFEVLAWKSVIPPYYSYVYASEIPELKTKAAKRKRCMKNEVPPC, encoded by the coding sequence ATGGAGATTTGCCTTTCTGCAGTCCTCGGTGAGCTTACTACAAGATCCATAAACTTTGTCCTCAGAAAACTCTCGAAGACACCAGCACTCCAAGTTGAGGATCGCCTGGACAAGGTCCTTCTCAGAATGCAGGGCATTGTCGACGAGGCCATGGGGCGGCGCATCACAAACCAAGCTATGCTCCAGCAGCTTGACATGCTGAGAGACGCCATGCATCGAGGATATTACATGATCGAAGCCTACAGATGCCAATCTCACAGCAAAGAGAAGGCCAAGGAACACATTGTGAGTCACTCTTTACAATCCTCCAAAGCAATTTCGGTGCAAAACTTCTGTTTCTCCAGTGGTACTAGTACACAGATTTTGGAAGAAATGAATGTTGTGCTCGACAGTTTGAGCTCCATGCTCCTTGATGCCAGTGAGCTGATCCTCTTCTTGGAGAGCTATCCTCGCATGTACCGTGAGCCTTACAGCATGCATATCCTGTTGAGCAACTGCATGTTTGGGCGCCAGATGGAGACAGAACTCATCATCAAATTCCTGCTGCACAAAGAGCCAGATAGTACTGAAGAATTGGAGGTCTTACCGATTGTCGGTCCTGGCAGAGTTGGGAAAAGCACCCTTGTTGCCCATGTGTGTAAGGATGAAAGAATCCGCAACCATTTCTCTGAAATCTTCTTCCTGCACAAACATGATTTTATAGATGGTGAGCATCCTTTTTTCAAAGAAAGGTGTGAGATGAAGCATCAAAGTAGCGTGTCGAACTCGAATAATGAGAGGAGACTGTTAGTTGTTGAGTTAATTGGGGATCTCTATGAAGACACATGGGATAGGTTGTATTCTTCTTTTAAACGGAGCGTCCAAAGCAGTAGTAAAATCATAATCACAAGTTGGTCTGACAAGATCATAAAGTTTGGAACAACTCAAGCGCTAACTCTGAAGTATCTATCCCAGGAGGCATATTGGTATTTCTTCAAGACACTTACATTTGGAAGCCTAGATCCCATGACCCATCCAAGGCTTACAGGCATAGCCATGGAGATATCCAGGACACTGAATGGTTCCCTCATTGCTGCAAACGTCACTTCTCTtgtgctgaggggcaacattgACATCGGCTTCTGGTGCAAGGTTTTGGCATTCTTAAGAGGGTCTTACCAGAAGCATATCTCACGATTTGGCGACCATCCAATTGATCTTATGAACCAAAATAGGCCTGCAAGTTTTGAAAGAATTGCTGCACACTCTGAAGATTTCATTGTTCATTGTGAGCATCAACGCTCTTCACAAGAGGATGTTCTGGAGATAAAACTCCACGATCTTGTGTATGGAAGCATTAAGCCACAGGGAAAATTTGAGGTCCTAGCATGGAAATCTGTGATACCACCCTACTATAGCTATGTTTATGCTAGTGAAATTCCAGAGCTAAAAACAAAAGCTGCCAAGAGGAAGCGATGTATGAAAAATGAAGTCCCGCCTTGTTAG
- the LOC8084253 gene encoding uncharacterized protein LOC8084253 codes for MASQAIECHRAGAEIVTGDATCRKKSVELLEQLGVPNGLLPLEDIQEFGYNRDSGFIWLLQRKKLEHTFKKVKKTVSYATEVTAFVQKGKLSKITGIKVKELMLWISIIEMYIPEASLEKVTFKSSNGLSRTLDAAAFALGE; via the coding sequence ATGGCGTCCCAGGCCATCGAGTGCCACCGTGCGGGTGCAGAGATCGTCACCGGAGACGCCACGTGCAGGAAGAAGTCTGTGGAGCTGCTGGAGCAGCTCGGCGTCCCCAATGGCCTCCTTCCACTGGAGGACATCCAGGAGTTTGGATACAACCGCGACTCAGGCTTCATTTGGCTGCTGCAGAGGAAGAAGCTGGAGCACACCTTCAAGAAGGTCAAGAAGACGGTGTCGTACGCCACCGAGGTCACGGCGTTCGTCCAGAAGGGTAAGTTGTCGAAGATCACTGGCATTAAGGTCAAGGAGCTGATGCTCTGGATTAGCATCATCGAGATGTACATCCCAGAGGCCTCGCTGGAGAAGGTCACCTTCAAGTCCAGCAACGGCCTCTCCAGGACCCTTGATGCCGCTGCCTTTGCGCTCGGGGAATGA